The Nitrospira lenta genome contains a region encoding:
- a CDS encoding pilus assembly protein PilP, producing MLSSPSSFSEGGSGFGYDPSGRRDPFAPVVQQLQPGKMDVNLPPLQRVNLTELNLIAIVWGAYGYTAMVQTPEGYGYAVRRGTRLGQNNGVVSAITERGIIVQERFTDVYGKKQEREYVKLLHPKEGAE from the coding sequence GTGCTCTCATCTCCGTCCTCTTTTTCTGAAGGTGGGAGCGGATTTGGATATGATCCATCAGGTCGTCGAGATCCGTTTGCGCCGGTTGTGCAGCAACTGCAGCCGGGGAAAATGGATGTCAACCTTCCTCCACTGCAACGCGTCAATTTGACGGAGCTGAATTTGATCGCCATTGTGTGGGGGGCGTATGGGTACACCGCGATGGTTCAGACTCCTGAGGGGTATGGATATGCGGTTAGACGAGGGACCCGCTTAGGGCAGAATAATGGTGTCGTGAGTGCCATTACGGAGCGAGGAATTATCGTGCAAGAACGGTTTACCGATGTCTATGGGAAGAAACAGGAGCGAGAATACGTGAAGCTTCTTCACCCGAAAGAGGGCGCAGAATGA
- a CDS encoding type 4a pilus biogenesis protein PilO, whose amino-acid sequence MLGLLVGVLLAGFYFYIAEPKAASIDMLQADNARLDGEVQTLTIKAKHLDELLAANKQLEIELAKKKERLPPEEEAVMLLKQVSDLGVRLGLDIKLWRPGAQIEDASKLFVKMPVAVEASGAYHTTALFFDRINRLPRIITVSGLKMGTPKMEQGRIVSQAHFDLVAYAAPPEKQVAAISAANVGTPAPVGK is encoded by the coding sequence TTGCTGGGGCTGCTCGTGGGGGTGCTGCTGGCCGGGTTTTACTTCTATATTGCAGAGCCAAAAGCTGCTTCGATTGACATGCTTCAAGCGGATAATGCGCGATTGGATGGAGAAGTTCAGACCCTCACGATCAAGGCGAAGCATCTCGACGAACTGCTCGCTGCTAACAAGCAGCTTGAAATCGAATTGGCTAAGAAGAAGGAGCGACTTCCTCCGGAAGAAGAAGCGGTCATGCTGCTGAAGCAAGTATCTGATCTCGGTGTCCGTCTGGGGCTTGATATTAAGTTGTGGAGGCCGGGAGCTCAGATCGAAGACGCGTCGAAGCTTTTCGTGAAGATGCCTGTCGCGGTCGAAGCCAGCGGAGCCTATCATACAACCGCACTTTTTTTTGATCGTATTAATCGGTTGCCCAGAATCATTACGGTCTCTGGTCTCAAGATGGGAACGCCGAAGATGGAGCAGGGGAGAATCGTGTCTCAGGCGCATTTTGATCTTGTGGCATATGCGGCTCCCCCGGAAAAGCAGGTTGCCGCAATTTCGGCGGCAAATGTTGGGACGCCAGCTCCGGTGGGCAAATAG
- a CDS encoding PilN domain-containing protein, which yields MIRINLLPGPKGRTAKPQYDVRAQALLGVGVLLITIAGCWWYSSSLDETIEARQEEKLAKEKQVVQLKEQVKQVQDFEQKKKLLEDKNRVIDQLDSARVGPVKVLDFVSQSIEPLKVWLTNLKLSAENVEVEGKALTNDDVVEFVNNLRRTDFFANISLQESKAAVENQINIYQFKLAFRLKG from the coding sequence ATGATTCGCATTAATCTACTGCCTGGGCCTAAAGGGCGCACCGCCAAACCTCAGTATGATGTTCGAGCGCAGGCTCTCCTGGGTGTCGGTGTGCTTCTGATCACGATTGCAGGTTGTTGGTGGTATTCGTCTTCTCTTGACGAAACAATCGAGGCTCGGCAGGAGGAGAAGCTTGCTAAAGAGAAACAAGTGGTACAGCTCAAAGAGCAGGTGAAGCAGGTTCAGGACTTTGAGCAGAAGAAGAAACTGCTAGAGGATAAGAATCGCGTGATTGATCAGCTTGATTCGGCACGAGTTGGGCCGGTCAAGGTTTTGGACTTTGTGAGCCAAAGCATCGAGCCTTTGAAAGTCTGGCTCACCAATTTGAAGCTATCCGCTGAAAATGTAGAGGTGGAAGGGAAGGCGTTGACGAATGACGATGTGGTCGAGTTCGTCAATAATCTACGCAGGACCGATTTTTTTGCAAACATCAGTCTACAAGAAAGTAAGGCTGCAGTAGAAAACCAGATCAATATTTATCAGTTCAAACTGGCATTTCGCCTGAAAGGCTGA
- the pilM gene encoding type IV pilus assembly protein PilM produces MFETDIVSLLTPKRQLVGLDIGSSAIKLVQLRESKGRYYLQKFGMKPLEPEVIVDGTVMDEGRVVSAIRELFEESNVKNKQVAVSISGHAVIVKKISLPPMPDEELEGQVRLAAEQYIPFDINEVNIDFHVLPVDASGEGSGEMSVILVAAKKDKINELTELVKGAGLTPMVMDVDAFAIENMHAINYPLAQDETTALVNLGASVMNVNIIRGGVSLFTRDIPLGGNRYTEAIQREMGLSYEEAEETKKGERSGMAAGGSLDSVIDSVNGEVASEIARTVDYFKTSASNVGLDRVLVCGGVARVSGLVQQLSDRMQTPVEVANPFGEIDTSGSDFDQDALAEIAPLASVAVGLALRSVGDR; encoded by the coding sequence ATGTTTGAAACCGACATTGTGTCCTTACTGACCCCCAAGCGTCAGTTGGTTGGGCTCGACATCGGGTCGAGCGCAATTAAATTGGTGCAGCTGAGAGAAAGTAAGGGGCGATACTATCTCCAGAAGTTTGGCATGAAGCCGTTGGAGCCAGAAGTGATCGTGGATGGGACGGTCATGGACGAAGGACGGGTTGTCTCAGCAATTCGCGAGCTGTTCGAGGAATCGAACGTCAAGAACAAGCAGGTCGCGGTATCCATATCAGGTCATGCCGTCATTGTGAAGAAAATCAGTTTGCCTCCCATGCCCGATGAGGAGCTGGAGGGGCAAGTGAGATTGGCGGCGGAGCAATACATCCCGTTCGATATTAATGAAGTGAATATTGATTTCCATGTACTCCCTGTTGATGCCTCAGGCGAGGGGTCCGGGGAGATGTCGGTTATTCTTGTGGCGGCAAAGAAAGATAAGATTAATGAGTTGACCGAGTTGGTCAAGGGTGCCGGATTGACGCCGATGGTTATGGATGTCGATGCCTTTGCAATTGAAAACATGCACGCGATTAACTATCCCCTGGCCCAGGATGAGACGACGGCTCTGGTAAATTTGGGTGCCAGTGTGATGAATGTCAATATTATTCGCGGTGGCGTGTCCTTATTTACCCGAGATATCCCGTTGGGTGGGAATCGTTATACTGAAGCGATTCAGCGAGAGATGGGCCTGTCCTATGAAGAGGCCGAAGAGACCAAGAAGGGCGAGCGAAGTGGGATGGCTGCTGGGGGTTCTCTTGACAGTGTGATTGACAGCGTTAATGGAGAAGTGGCGTCAGAGATTGCCCGAACAGTTGATTATTTCAAGACCTCTGCTTCAAACGTGGGACTGGATCGCGTCTTAGTATGCGGCGGGGTTGCGCGTGTCAGTGGGCTCGTGCAGCAGTTGAGCGACCGCATGCAAACGCCGGTCGAAGTTGCCAATCCGTTTGGTGAAATTGATACATCGGGAAGTGACTTTGATCAGGATGCCCTGGCTGAAATAGCGCCGCTCGCTTCTGTTGCGGTGGGGCTGGCCTTGAGATCAGTGGGGGACCGATGA
- a CDS encoding MerR family transcriptional regulator, translating to MKKRNAIRKISGYKTNQVCDLFDISKATLFRWEREGLISGPPRDWRNWRLYTRENVAEIQKMIRARKFVL from the coding sequence GTGAAGAAACGAAACGCGATTCGCAAGATCTCAGGGTATAAGACGAATCAGGTGTGCGACTTGTTCGATATATCCAAAGCCACGTTGTTTCGGTGGGAGCGCGAGGGGTTGATTTCTGGGCCTCCTCGCGACTGGCGAAACTGGCGGCTGTATACGCGGGAGAATGTGGCTGAAATTCAGAAAATGATTCGCGCTCGAAAGTTTGTCCTGTAG
- the rapZ gene encoding RNase adapter RapZ — protein MAQLNLVIVSGLSGSGKSHALKAFEDAGYFCIDNLPPALIPTFVELCNQQGGEISNVALGVDVRERVFFADLVGTLERVRALGYAIRLLFLEARDEVLVRRFSESRRPHPLLPHLPVLEGVRFEKERVAELRRHADRIIDTSDLTVHELRDVLTKEFSRGPVTRRLTVTLLTFGYKFGVPYDIDLLFDVRFLKNPFFVPDLKPLPGDDPRVRAFVLSDPDAIDLLAQLESMLKFLIPLYEREQRSYLTIAIGCTGGRHRSVAIAGRLRESLGAIGHEVILKHRDLQKS, from the coding sequence ATGGCACAGCTGAACCTCGTCATCGTCAGTGGCCTTTCAGGATCCGGCAAGTCGCACGCACTGAAGGCGTTCGAGGATGCCGGCTATTTCTGTATCGATAATCTCCCTCCTGCGTTGATCCCGACGTTCGTGGAATTATGCAATCAGCAAGGCGGGGAGATCTCGAACGTCGCACTGGGTGTCGATGTTCGCGAACGAGTCTTCTTTGCTGATTTAGTCGGGACGCTTGAGCGGGTGAGAGCTCTCGGGTATGCGATTCGTCTGCTCTTTCTGGAAGCCCGGGATGAAGTTCTTGTTAGGCGATTTTCTGAGTCGCGTCGCCCGCATCCGTTGTTGCCACATTTGCCAGTTTTAGAGGGAGTTCGGTTTGAGAAGGAACGGGTTGCGGAGTTGCGCCGCCATGCTGATCGGATTATCGATACGTCTGATCTGACTGTGCACGAACTTCGTGACGTTTTGACGAAGGAGTTTTCTCGTGGCCCCGTCACTAGGCGGTTGACGGTGACGTTGCTGACGTTTGGATACAAATTTGGTGTTCCCTACGATATTGACTTGCTGTTTGACGTTCGGTTTTTGAAGAATCCATTTTTCGTTCCCGACCTCAAGCCTCTTCCCGGAGATGACCCGCGGGTTCGCGCCTTTGTGTTGTCCGATCCTGACGCCATTGATCTCTTGGCGCAGTTGGAGAGTATGTTGAAGTTCTTGATCCCTCTCTACGAACGTGAACAGCGCAGCTATCTCACCATTGCTATTGGGTGCACCGGCGGGCGTCATCGATCGGTAGCGATTGCCGGCCGGCTTCGGGAAAGCCTTGGCGCAATCGGCCACGAAGTGATTCTTAAGCATCGAGATCTGCAGAAGTCTTAA
- the hpf gene encoding ribosome hibernation-promoting factor, HPF/YfiA family — MKLRITGRHMDVTSALRRYLETRFDRLDRYEVKAGMIQVVLSVEKLQHKAEAVCMVHGKRVQAKTSTREMYATIDALVDRIDGQLRKLKERLVSHKPAKATRVRSVRALAAEWQEVPVFKVERRAVPVLSFSEAHDRFGGHSEAFLLFANVETGSLHVLQRSVSGRVVLIEPFAEGRRGHSFPGAGE, encoded by the coding sequence ATGAAGCTACGAATTACTGGTCGCCACATGGATGTGACGTCGGCACTTCGCCGGTATCTTGAGACACGTTTCGATCGGCTTGATCGGTACGAAGTGAAAGCGGGGATGATTCAGGTTGTCTTGAGCGTGGAGAAGCTTCAGCATAAGGCGGAAGCCGTTTGTATGGTCCACGGGAAGCGCGTGCAAGCGAAAACCTCGACGCGAGAAATGTATGCGACGATTGACGCGTTGGTGGATCGCATTGACGGGCAACTCAGAAAACTGAAAGAGCGCTTGGTCAGTCATAAGCCTGCCAAGGCGACCCGAGTCCGATCGGTGCGCGCGTTGGCTGCTGAGTGGCAAGAAGTCCCAGTCTTCAAGGTGGAACGAAGAGCAGTGCCGGTTCTCTCCTTCTCAGAGGCGCATGACCGATTTGGCGGTCACAGTGAGGCCTTTCTATTGTTTGCAAATGTGGAGACTGGGAGTCTTCACGTGCTTCAGCGGAGTGTCAGCGGGCGGGTAGTGTTGATTGAGCCTTTCGCAGAGGGGCGACGGGGGCATTCCTTCCCGGGAGCCGGAGAGTGA
- the rpoN gene encoding RNA polymerase factor sigma-54, producing the protein MKLRLDLRLSQKLIMTPQLQQAIKLLQLSRLELQQSLTQHLLENPLLDEVQAEVEEAEAAAAEGKTEDPATAATQDNAEEAGTPEERGSPEEFSASGWEEYFGSDRRAGDSEYPSSSQDEFPSYEQTVAKATSLEEHLLWQLSLSGLSEREKAVGRLLIGNLDDDGYLRITLAEVVNGSEFAETEAESVLKDIQTFDPTGVGARDLPECLLLQLGHLGKNPMGSLGARPGALKGAVVESIIQHHLKDLEKKQYAKIAKALSVTVEEVFEATKLIGDLEPKPGRPFTNTQNYVIVPDVFVVKNEGEWVVLLNDDGLPRMRISPYYKQLITAGDGGTAETKSYLDEKLRAAQWVIRSIDQRNKTIVKVVTSIVKFQEQFFEQGIEHLKPLVLKQVAEDIGMHESTISRVTANKYMYCPQGMLELKFFFNAGLQRADQPSDMMSSVSVREMIRKMIAEEDTQRPLKDEEIAARLKLQQVLIARRTVAKYRAEDNIPSASQRKRHF; encoded by the coding sequence ATGAAACTTCGTCTCGATTTGAGGTTGAGCCAGAAGCTGATTATGACGCCGCAGTTGCAGCAGGCGATTAAGCTGTTGCAGCTCTCTCGGCTTGAGTTGCAGCAAAGCCTGACTCAGCACCTGCTCGAAAATCCGCTTCTCGACGAAGTGCAGGCTGAAGTTGAGGAGGCTGAAGCGGCGGCAGCGGAGGGAAAAACGGAAGACCCCGCCACAGCGGCTACACAGGATAACGCGGAAGAGGCGGGAACGCCGGAAGAGCGAGGTTCGCCCGAAGAGTTTTCGGCTTCGGGTTGGGAAGAATACTTTGGTTCTGATCGTCGCGCCGGGGATTCGGAATATCCCTCCTCTTCTCAAGATGAGTTTCCCTCCTATGAGCAGACGGTGGCCAAAGCGACGTCGCTGGAAGAGCATTTGCTATGGCAGCTCTCACTCTCAGGTCTTTCAGAGCGAGAGAAGGCGGTTGGACGTCTACTCATCGGAAATTTAGATGACGATGGCTATTTGAGAATCACTCTGGCTGAAGTCGTGAATGGAAGCGAGTTTGCGGAAACAGAGGCTGAATCGGTTCTCAAAGATATTCAGACCTTTGATCCCACTGGCGTCGGAGCGCGGGACTTGCCAGAGTGCCTCCTGCTTCAACTCGGCCACCTGGGCAAAAACCCGATGGGGTCGCTCGGCGCAAGGCCGGGTGCACTGAAGGGGGCCGTGGTCGAAAGTATTATCCAGCATCACCTCAAGGATCTTGAAAAAAAACAGTATGCCAAGATCGCCAAAGCCTTGAGTGTCACTGTTGAGGAAGTCTTCGAAGCGACGAAGTTGATCGGAGATCTTGAACCCAAGCCCGGCCGTCCATTCACGAATACTCAGAATTACGTCATTGTGCCGGATGTGTTTGTCGTCAAGAACGAAGGGGAATGGGTCGTATTACTGAATGATGACGGCCTGCCCCGTATGCGGATCAGTCCGTACTATAAGCAACTGATCACGGCTGGAGACGGAGGGACTGCTGAAACCAAGTCGTATCTCGATGAAAAGCTCAGAGCCGCCCAATGGGTGATTCGGAGCATCGATCAGCGGAATAAGACGATCGTCAAAGTTGTGACGAGTATTGTGAAATTTCAGGAGCAGTTTTTCGAGCAAGGGATTGAGCATCTGAAGCCGTTGGTTCTCAAGCAGGTGGCGGAAGATATCGGAATGCACGAATCGACGATCAGTCGTGTTACCGCCAATAAGTATATGTATTGTCCGCAAGGGATGCTTGAACTGAAGTTCTTCTTTAACGCGGGACTTCAGCGGGCGGATCAACCGTCTGACATGATGTCGTCCGTATCGGTCCGAGAAATGATCCGGAAGATGATTGCCGAAGAGGATACGCAGCGTCCACTGAAGGATGAGGAAATCGCGGCGCGTTTGAAACTTCAGCAAGTGCTGATCGCGCGGCGCACGGTGGCGAAATATCGCGCCGAGGACAACATTCCTTCTGCCAGTCAGAGGAAACGCCATTTTTAG
- the lptB gene encoding LPS export ABC transporter ATP-binding protein, with the protein MPDSVAGPHTSCLRARGLEKSFRGRKVVKGVAIEVRAGEVVGLLGPNGAGKTTIFDMVVGLCQPDEGEITFNGESITDLPMYQRARRGIGYLPQESSVFRRLSVEKNVLAILEILGYPRGERMARVDELLKDLDLLHIRGSMAYALSGGERRRLEITRALATSPSFMLLDEPFAGIDPIAVADIQQIILRLKDKGIGILITDHNVQETLSITDRAYIINEGLILESGSPEAIVKSETARAVYLGERFKL; encoded by the coding sequence ATGCCGGATTCGGTAGCCGGTCCACACACATCGTGCTTGCGTGCGCGCGGGTTAGAGAAAAGTTTTCGCGGGCGAAAAGTCGTGAAGGGCGTGGCTATTGAAGTGCGTGCCGGTGAAGTGGTCGGGCTTCTCGGTCCGAACGGTGCCGGGAAAACCACGATCTTCGATATGGTCGTGGGCCTCTGCCAGCCGGATGAGGGGGAAATTACGTTTAACGGCGAGTCCATCACGGACCTACCGATGTATCAACGGGCCAGGCGAGGGATCGGGTATCTCCCGCAGGAATCGTCGGTCTTTCGCCGCCTCTCCGTAGAGAAGAATGTCTTGGCGATTTTGGAAATCCTAGGCTATCCTCGTGGTGAGCGGATGGCGCGGGTCGATGAGTTGCTCAAGGATCTCGATCTCCTGCATATTCGTGGCAGTATGGCATACGCACTGTCAGGGGGAGAACGGCGTCGATTGGAAATCACCAGAGCCTTAGCGACAAGCCCATCTTTCATGCTCTTGGATGAACCGTTTGCCGGAATTGATCCGATTGCGGTAGCCGATATTCAGCAGATTATCCTTCGTCTGAAGGACAAGGGGATTGGGATTCTCATTACGGATCATAATGTTCAAGAAACGTTATCGATTACCGATCGTGCCTACATTATTAATGAAGGATTGATCCTGGAATCCGGTTCTCCGGAGGCTATTGTAAAGAGTGAAACCGCTCGGGCCGTGTATCTCGGGGAGCGATTCAAGCTGTAG
- a CDS encoding LptA/OstA family protein yields MDWRLPGSDCWDGRSQKSLRYLMMFMWISFLVLSFLAPVTAESVATAGAAVAKGAGPAPTPTPTPTQAPTTITAKKMTVRNQDSQAVFEGSVILTQGTLMVYSDKMVVSFSPQSEDAKKGEPGDIKKNEPSVATKPMGKGADVMPGASGRSVKQIEATGHVRIEKETGNATSNKAVFDNSRRVVTLTGDPVAWEKGTRVSGEKIVIYLDEDRSVVEGGSHLLIDGEHGGVK; encoded by the coding sequence ATGGATTGGAGATTACCGGGATCGGATTGTTGGGACGGACGGAGTCAGAAGAGTTTGAGGTACTTGATGATGTTCATGTGGATCTCGTTTCTGGTTCTTAGCTTCTTGGCTCCAGTCACAGCCGAATCTGTCGCAACAGCGGGTGCCGCTGTTGCTAAAGGGGCAGGCCCAGCTCCAACCCCAACCCCAACCCCAACCCAGGCGCCGACAACCATTACCGCAAAAAAAATGACTGTGCGCAATCAGGATAGTCAGGCCGTTTTTGAAGGGTCCGTCATTCTGACTCAAGGGACATTGATGGTCTATTCTGACAAGATGGTCGTCTCGTTTTCCCCTCAGTCCGAGGATGCCAAGAAAGGGGAGCCCGGTGACATCAAAAAGAATGAACCCTCTGTTGCAACCAAGCCAATGGGCAAGGGCGCCGATGTGATGCCGGGAGCCTCAGGGCGATCCGTCAAGCAGATTGAAGCGACTGGCCATGTGCGCATCGAAAAAGAGACCGGAAATGCGACGTCTAACAAGGCGGTGTTCGACAATAGTCGTCGGGTGGTGACCTTGACTGGGGATCCGGTGGCTTGGGAGAAGGGAACACGAGTCAGTGGAGAGAAGATTGTTATATATCTTGATGAAGATCGCAGTGTTGTTGAGGGAGGGTCGCATCTCCTGATCGATGGCGAACATGGCGGAGTGAAATGA
- the lptC gene encoding LPS export ABC transporter periplasmic protein LptC, with amino-acid sequence MWDVLARRSLLTVSGALAAFLVYLLFVNADSAPTNQSAAPGAIESADAKISDFTFTQTKGDVVQWRVQAKQARLFEQEKRAVLSDVEVTLYGQAGKEVTVLGDEGALDTATKNFVLANRTDPLIIATGSGYTIYTNHLAWTDATKIIQTGDPVRIVGNGLEITGIGLLGRTESEEFEVLDDVHVDLVSGS; translated from the coding sequence ATGTGGGACGTATTAGCCAGGCGAAGCCTCCTTACTGTGAGTGGAGCGCTGGCGGCATTCCTGGTTTATCTGTTGTTTGTAAACGCTGATTCGGCTCCCACAAATCAGTCTGCTGCGCCAGGCGCTATTGAAAGTGCAGACGCAAAGATCTCGGACTTTACCTTCACGCAGACCAAGGGCGATGTGGTGCAATGGCGAGTGCAGGCCAAGCAGGCACGCTTGTTTGAACAAGAGAAGCGCGCAGTTCTGAGCGATGTTGAAGTGACATTGTATGGGCAAGCCGGAAAAGAGGTGACTGTTCTTGGAGACGAGGGCGCCCTCGATACAGCGACGAAAAACTTTGTGTTGGCGAATCGAACGGATCCGCTGATTATTGCAACCGGAAGTGGATATACAATCTATACCAATCACCTGGCCTGGACCGATGCCACCAAGATTATTCAGACCGGTGATCCTGTCCGCATTGTCGGCAATGGATTGGAGATTACCGGGATCGGATTGTTGGGACGGACGGAGTCAGAAGAGTTTGAGGTACTTGATGATGTTCATGTGGATCTCGTTTCTGGTTCTTAG
- the rplQ gene encoding 50S ribosomal protein L17, translating into MRHRKKGRQLGRQTKHRWALFRSLVTSLLEHERIETTEAKAKEIRGFTDRMITLGKEGTLPARRRALAFIRSKDVVSKLFSDVAGRFKDRQGGYTRMVKTRRRIGDGAEMVAIELVTMVEKASKAATVPATTTPVAAPEASA; encoded by the coding sequence GTGCGACACAGAAAAAAAGGCCGTCAACTTGGTCGGCAGACGAAGCATCGATGGGCCTTGTTCCGGAGTCTTGTGACCTCGCTCTTGGAGCATGAACGCATTGAGACGACCGAAGCGAAGGCAAAAGAGATCCGCGGATTTACTGATCGGATGATTACGTTAGGGAAGGAAGGAACCCTGCCGGCTCGCCGGCGAGCCCTCGCGTTTATCCGAAGCAAGGATGTGGTCTCAAAGCTGTTCAGCGATGTCGCCGGACGATTCAAGGATCGGCAGGGCGGATACACCCGTATGGTGAAGACTCGCCGCCGCATCGGCGATGGCGCTGAAATGGTGGCGATCGAATTGGTGACGATGGTGGAGAAGGCTTCCAAGGCCGCCACGGTTCCTGCAACGACTACTCCTGTCGCTGCTCCAGAAGCCTCTGCCTAG